Below is a window of Acanthochromis polyacanthus isolate Apoly-LR-REF ecotype Palm Island chromosome 15, KAUST_Apoly_ChrSc, whole genome shotgun sequence DNA.
AGAAAATTAATATTCACGTAATCTCCGTGCGTTAATGATGTTCATAAATtatgagtaaaaaaaacatattgaaCTTCTCCTGTCGCACAGAGGAGGCAGTTGGACTCCACGGCAGATGTGGAGACAAAGGAGTAACCGAgtgaaaaactgagacaaaGGACGTTAGAAATCCATTTTGCCTCGACACCGGCTGCGCCTGCTTCACCAGTAGGAATCTTAATTTTACTAggcgagagaaaaaaaacataaaataattgTGGGTGTATTATTTTTTCAGCAAAGGCAACACAATTCTGCCACGATCTTAGGGCAAATCCAAATTGGCCACCGGCATGTCAGGACCATTAAACCCTACTTGGGCATCACTTAGCCTGATAATTGGCTAATTACTATTTTGTTTgacaaaacacaatttaaaaatgagtaCTACTTGTTCTAGTTCTCTGAGTTTTAGTCTAATTCCAGCAAAGGTTATTCTAGGCCTCGTGGTTTTACCTTCATGTTGAAACAATATTAATTCCAAACCCTTTAACACCCAAATTGTTTACTTGCACCTTAAATTATAAATAACTCTGTATTCTGTTGCAGTTTAACGATGGATCACACTTTCCTGTCTCGGTCCACTGGACTGGTGACAGTAAATTCCTCCAGCATCCAGCGGATCTCTACACCAGTGTGGTCGTTACGCGCAGCATCCCTGCAGGCACGTGCTTTGGTCCATGTGTTCTCCAAAACACTTTCTACGACACCATCGCCTTCATAGCGCAGAAATCCTGTGACAAGAGAGCCAAATCTACGTGTTCAGGGTGAGTTACACAATTTTGTGTTCAAATGCCATGCAACATGGACACGTGGACTATTTTTGGCATCTGAGAAAAGCTTTACTTCAGTTAGTATTATATAATTCAGCATGTGCCAACATATTTCACACtctgtttttttaacctttttgttTGTTCCTTTTATAATTTTTAAGAGGCcacttatttttaaatgacCTTATTTCCTATTATGTAACTATATTTTTAAGCTCCACCTGCATTTTGTTTAACGTAAAGCTGCTATCTTTTATTGACAAATGGCCATTTTTAAATCTCGAATAAAATAatttcaacaaataaaaatgccaCCTGCTCCAAAGTGTTGCCAGATTAGCAATTTACACATATATGTCAAGAATCTCAAGCCAACAAATTATTGTAATGATATGTGGGAGTAAATTGTCAGTGGTTCCTGTCAACAGGTCGACCCTGAGGCCATGCGTAATTCTGCCCTGGTGCTGTCCTGGTTGCGGATCGTTCAGGCTGCGCGTAACAGAGAGGAACAAAACACGGAGGCCTTTCTGAAAGCGGGTCAGCTGTATGTGCGGACCACCAGAGACAtcaagcaggaggaggagctgctggtgtGGTACGACCAGGAGCTGTCTCACCTACTGGGCTTCACAGACATGACCAAAGGATCAAAAGAAGGTGAGACAGAGATGTGTGGCGCGAGTGCAAGGTCAAGGGAGGGTGTGCTTAGCGTGAGGAAACATTAAAGTGgaatttattttatataaaccATTTAAAGCATCGTGCCCATCATCTTTGGACTCAtgagaaaatgtaaattatatTGTATGCCAATTCAAAATGTGGATTTATGTGCACTCTGTcacatttgtgttattttttctttctctcgtAGAATTCAAATGTGGACGTTGTAGTCAGGTCTTCAAAAATGAATATCCTTTCCTGGCTCACTGCCGATTCATGTGTACTCAAGTAAAGAGTGACACTTGGAGCCGCGAGGTTTACGAGCACAAACACGTGGAAATAAAGAGGCAGCACAAAGTGACAGATTTCCACAACATCGCCAGAGATTTGGAACAcaaaaaatctggcagcaacgAGGATGCCGAGATTTCCCCCAAGAGGAGGAAATACGAGGAAACTCTTTACCCCAAATGGCGGAAAAACTGTTCTGCTAGAAAAAACTAACATTTCTAATGATTGACAACATACGCAGCTGATTAAAGGGCCCAcgaccaaagcagcaggaaaacGCCTCTTCCTCTGAGGGGAAACCAAAAGCTGATAAGAATCAAACGGATCATTTGGGACGTAAAACTGATGATTTTGCAGAAGATGGAGATGCCGAGGGAACTTTACGCACGACACAGAGACGGGCGTGCGCTCGAGACTGGAGAGAGCTCCGGTGTGCGCTCAAGCAAGCAGCAGCGCGTTTTCTCTGGTCCTGTCCACAGCCAGGGAGAGCAGAAAAGCGCTTCTCTGTAAGCCGAGTAAAAGAACTTCTCCCCGTTGACCCTCAGGCACATCTGAGCAGCGCTTCACAGCCCCCTCTAGCCGCCTGGAGGAGATGACTTGATGCTTTCACCTCCAGGACGGTTCTGGGATACAACAATCTGATGGCATCCAACATCCTGAGCGGCGACTTACAGACCGTGCCCTCCCCGGTCGCGCTAAACAACGCTTTCCATTACGCACCGGGAGCACTGGTCCAGGAAACATTGGCGCGCAGCTGCAGACCAACATCTTCTCTTCACCATCCCTCCCGCCGACTTTCACTTCCTTCGGCGTGTCGGTTGCAGAACTGGTGCGCCAAATGCAACTTGTCCTTCCGCATGACCTCAGACCTCGTTTTCCACATGCGCTCTCACCACAAAAAGGAGTTCGCGGCGGAGTctcaggtgaggaggaggagggaggagaaacTCACCTGCCCGATCTGCCAACGAATACTTCCGAGAGCGGCACCACCTGTCCAGACACATTGACTTCTCATAACTGAGCCAGAAGGGACAAAAGACCTCTATTTATTTCCGAAAGGATGCTCGTATTAACAATATTAGTCTCCAAAAATCCTCGCTGAGACTTTGGTGTTGAATGTAGGTTAGCTGTAAAATAGCGACACATGGCCTCCACAGCCTGTCCATAGATGACGATAGAGGTGCGTGTAAAGCTGATCTCACTGCAGTTTGTTGTCTGTCCTTTTAGCGCTGTATGTTAGGTTGATGATTATTTTGTGCCTTATGGAACtctggagggggaaaaaagacgaAGAGATCTGGAGGACAGCTCACGATTGTCAGGAATATCTCGACGCAATCCTCTTATTTATCAGCTTTTCTCTGCTCTGATTTTGTACAGGAGATAATAGAGAGTGTGTTTTGCACATTGGTTTTGAAATCTAAAATTATGAAAGTAAAACAACCGTGTCGAGTATTTCTTTCCCCACTTTTATGATGGTTTAAgggtgtcatttttttctggtcCAATAGGCTGCGACTGAGACACACTTTTCTCCCCTTTAAATCATTGGACGCATGAAATATCTATGCTTTCTTTAGCCTGCTCAAATGACACCAGGATTATGTGTTTTACAGAAAATCACACCTTTGCATTGTTATTCTACTCTCAACTTACAACGTAAGAcaaagttgttgttttaaatacaaATCCATCTAATATTTGTGGGGCATTTAGATCAAGCAGCTCATTTCCAGGCTACCAAATCAAGTTtaaatgcttttgttgtttatcaTTTATCTGCAAACCTGCCACGTAAGCTTCACTGCTTTGAATTTGCAGTTTTATGTCCCTCCACCAAGTCTCAGGACAGCTTACTTTTCATTCAGGCTGTGGACAGATGGGCAAAAAATAGCCAGTTCTGTTGCAGGTAAATGAGGCGGGGCAAAAGCATGAAGTTCATGGAAAAGTCAGGCTGAAACCTTGTTCTGTAGCTGTGTAACATAACCCTCCTGGCATTATTGttatctgcttttatttcaatAAGACATCCTCTTAGTGCTTTGTGCCAAAAACTGATAAGGCCATTAACAGgtgccttttttttaatatcccAGATTTACTTctatattgttttgtttgtgattaTGATCAACTGGAGAGCATCACCGATTTGTTTATAACTGGGGCTGAAACCTACAAGAATTATTGTTAAGCACTTACCTTTTGGTTGTCCAAACAAGATTGGTTTCCGCCCTCAAATGGATTTCTTGGCTGGATTAAAGTTCAAAATTTATTTGGAAAACAGCAGAAGGTAGattattttcctcatttcttgcagtttctaaagaaaaaacaagatttcgaaataaaaaaatgctggcCCACATGATTAAATGGGCGATTAAGGGACACAGTGACACTCTACTAAAGCCACGTCCTAATGAACGCAGCTATTACTTCTCTGAGCTCAGTCGCCATGTGAGGAAAGCCATTTCAGCCCAGACACAGAAAATCCTCTGTTTGTCTAATAATGGCTGTATTTCTCTCCTTAATTGAACAGTCATCGTGTGGAAAAACAAATATTGTTCTTGGTTCCCCCACTTGCCTCGTTTTGGCTTTTAGGCATTTTGGGCTCTGAATGCGAGCCTAGACTACTGTGGTTTTCTCGGCTGGAACTGACCATTGTAAGTACTCTCTGTGACCGTGATTGCGGTGACGTGGGGTTCACTCTCTAATAGCAGACTGTGAGTTCAGACTGTAAAGGGGATCAGTTaggaaatgagcaaaaaaaaaagaaaaagaaatgaaccTGGATGTGTTCATTACAGTTTGGCCAGCCTACTTTAAAGGTAAAGCAGCTATTAATGTAAACATGATTTATAATAACTCTAATTACagttattatttataatttaaatgGAGGTTATAGCCCATAAATGGTGCATTTGTAGAGCGCGCTAGAGTTTCTGAACGTTTCCACTTGTTCCGAAGGGAGAAAAAATGAACCATGCATTCGGTCTGTTTCTCTTCCTCATTCTGAAATATGGCTTAAAGTTCAGCTTTTTAGGGTTGTGATATTGCTTATTAACTCATCAGTGCATGTTAAAGTAAAACAGCAGTACCCTTTGTCAGTGAACTCTCACTTTCTGGCCACTTCTTTGTGAAACACCCATTTGCTCTGTCAAAACAAATGGTAAAATAGGCTTTGTCTAGATAAAATGATAACATTTCCCGTATTTGTATTATAACTGGTTAACATACATAGTTTtcaccttttttattttaaatcaattttcatgttctttgtttttaaaacattgAATCAAAGGGGGATTTTAGTGGACTTCTTTTTTTGCTTAACAGAAAAGACTTATGTGAAAGTAAGaacagatttttacaaaaaataaacaaaacataaatttCATGTTTGCCACATAATTCATtccctaaaataaaaaaaaaacacatttatcagtCTGATGCACCCTTTGGATGTCGAAGTCAAATCATTGGTTGAGTGGAGACACACTGTGTAGTAAAGAGTTTAAATCCGTGAATTTGTAGATATCTGTTTCACTTTAACATTCATAGATCTTCTGCTGATCTGTGTTTCAAAAAGCCACATGAAATCCAGCATGCAGGATTCTTTTGCATGTAAGACAATGAAACATAAACTTCCAAACTTTTTATCATCTCTGCACATCTAATGGACAAAGCTGTCCAGATCGGAGAGGTGGCACAATTCATCTTTCGAGACAACTGACTCCTCTCCATACACAATGCACCCACACAGCCAAAAGACTTGAAACATTACTCCTCAGCTGCAGTAAATACTGTAACTGTTCAGTCTTTTTGTTCCTCCCCCACCACGTGGTTGCTAAATGTCTCTGTCTTGAGACAAAGTTACTGTCCAGTCGTGGAAAACTTCAAAGCATTCTGTTGTTGCAAACAGATGTGGTGCTTCGTGCCAACTTTCTGAGACTCGAGGCAAAAACAACCGCAGAGTCATTGGGTGAATAATCAAATGGTTCCCTCTGTCATTTCACTGTCAGTTTGACACACAGTTTCGGCACCACATGGGTCACCTTCATCCTTGTgtgaataaaagcagcatgcCATCGAGTTAAAGTGGTTGAGATCATCTATCTGTGACCATCTGTTTAAAAAGAACCCTGTGCTCTGAAAAGTTCTGCTTTTGAACGGGTAGAAAAGGGAAGTGCACTGTGTTTGAAGTTGGAGTGGCTGACGTCCTAATAGGTGCGTGCCTGCTTCCTCCATCAACCATTAATCCACGGCGGCTGCATCTGTCACAGTATTTGCTGGACAACAGACGTCTGAGCCTTTGGTGAGGGGTAATAATGGGTTCAAGGGGCCTTCGGGGAATGCTGGTTATCTCTAAATGGAACCTTCCTTCTTTTGTACTAAGCTATTTTGGAACAGTGGTCCCCTTTAAGGTTTGTTTGAACAGAAAAGTTCACCCCACGAATCAAACGTTATACGCAGTAATCTCCAAGAATAACAATCTGTGTGAAACAATAATACTCCGGCAAGAGCATTGGATTAAATTACTTATTTATTCTAACTTATAGAGGGCTACCCTTTCATAATTTAAACAATACACATGTACAAAACACATCTAAAATATAGTAATACATTTTCTAGTAACCATGACAAATTATTTTTAACCAAGTTTCACattcaaaatagaaaaatatttctgGTTTCATTATAACATTCTTGAAGTGTTATGAGGGGGTTGGTGGGTGTAAATGAATTCCAGATGCTCTCTACAATTCATTGGATACTTCCTTTTAAGATATGAAGAGCTCGAATGTACAATAACCTTCCTGTCTTGCAAACAAATTAACTTTGCATGTATGTACAATGTGCCGTGTGATTGGCTTAAAATTAAGAACAGCTGGATGcagtatgtaaaaatgtttgataATCTCTCTTGTGTATGCTGCTGTGTAAGCTGCCCGATGACACACTAATAAAGTCTTTTATTTATAATCTTTGTATccaaagaaaacatgaacacaaactcacTGTGAGCTCTTTGAAAAACAAGTACATTCTGcgataaaaaggaaaacatctCTGAAATGCTCCTGCCCATGTCAGTATtatttaaaacagaataaaacctgCTGGGCTTCAGAGACATGTGGAGCACTGCCTTTACATGTTTGACTCTCTTCCTCTTGCTAACGCAGATGCCAGACAATGTGTCTCTTCAAGTCTGCTGCCGCAGGACAGGAGAGATGGAAGTGATTTCTTTATAGCCTAAGTTCCTTGAGGAAATGCGACGGCCAAAGTGACTTTGTTTCTCAGTATGAGGAAACCACTTAACAGAGGTATGGTTCTGTCTCCATTagtcttgttttctgtttctctccaCATCCGTCCTGCTCCGATTCCACCTCCCTCCTATCTGCATGAGCAGGACTGGACGGACATATTGGGGTAAATCTTGAGCACTGGGTTCCTGGATTCATCCTGGTAGAGCACAGCCAGAGGACTCATACTTTCAGGGACACAGGAAGGCTCAGGAACCCCAGGGATAATCCCAACAGCTCGGACTATGCTCT
It encodes the following:
- the prdm8 gene encoding LOW QUALITY PROTEIN: PR domain zinc finger protein 8 (The sequence of the model RefSeq protein was modified relative to this genomic sequence to represent the inferred CDS: deleted 1 base in 1 codon), with protein sequence MRNSALVLSWLRIVQAARNREEQNTEAFLKAGQLYVRTTRDIKQEEELLVWYDQELSHLLGFTDMTKGSKEEFKCGRCSQVFKNEYPFLAHCRFMCTQVKSDTWSREVYEHKHVEIKRQHKVTDFHNIARDLEHKKSGSNEDAEISPKRRKTRKLFTPNGGKTVLLEKTNISND